The sequence TTCTGTTCAATTAAGGCCGTTAGCTCATTCAGAAACTTCTTATCCTGACGATTGCCAGAGCCCGAATTAGAGAGGAAATCAGAGGCATAACGCCGTTGCCATTTTTCGCGGTTGGCGAGTATGGTGCGCAGCGTTTCGAGCAGATAGGTTGTGTTGAATGGTTTCGTGATATACGCGTCGGCTCCGGCCCGGGTACCTTCTATCCGTTGTTCCATTTGTCCTTTCGCTGTTAGCAGAATAACGGGAATATGCGATGTGCGCAGGTCGGCTTTAACCCGCTGGGTTAGTTGTAAACCATCCATTCCGGGAAGCATAATATCGCTGATGATCAGGTCTGGAATTGTTTCGAGAGTACGCTCCCACCCTTTTTCACCTGTGCTCTCGGCAATAATGTCGAATTCACTATCCAGGCGGGTGGCCAGAAAAGTACGCAGATCATCGTTATCCTCAACAACCAGCAGTGTGCCCCCCTGTTTCCCCGAAAGGGTTATCGGTTCTGAAACTTCTTCTCCGTCTTCCATGTCGGCCAGTGTCCGTTGCCGGGCCGATGAACCAGACACTTCCACACCACGACTTACCGGACCATCCATTTCTTCGGGGGCCAGATGCTGATTACCCAATGGCAGAAGAATTGTAAATATGGTTCCTTTACCCGGCTCAGACTGCACACCAATATCGCCCTGATGCAGTTGAATAAACTCCATCGATAAAGCCAGGCCAAGTCCCTTCGACAGATTGAACGGTCGGGTTCCACTAAAAAACAGATCAAAGGCATGGGCCTGCTCATCGGGCGTCATTCCTTCACCGTTGTCCTCCACCTGAATTCTTACCTGATTGTCAACTACATCCAGACGCAGGTGAATCAAGCCACCTCTAGGTGTGTATTTGAACGCATTCGACAGTAAGTTAACAATCACTTTGTCCAGTTTTTCGCCATCAAACCAAACCGGCAAACTGGATTTTGATGGTATAAACTGAAGGTCGATCCGCTGTTTTTCAGCCTTTTGTTTAAAATCCTGAACAATGTCCTGAATGAAGGCGATAATATTCTGCTCTGACGCGTGGAGTCGTTGCTTGCCCGCGTCAGTTTTGCGCAGATCGAGCATTTGATCAACCAGCCGCAAAAGTCGGTACGCGTTTTTCTGTACGAGTGATAAATTACTTTTCAGATCGTGCGTACTGACGTTTTTCTTGCCTAACAAATCCTCTGTGGGTGTCAGTATGAGGCTGAGTGGCGTATTAAATTCGTGGGAGATGTACGAGTAGAACCGGAGTTTTTCTTCGGTAGCCAGCCGAGCCTGCTGCGATACGGCTTCAATTTTGTCTTTCTGGTCAAGAATCTCCTGATTCTGCTTTTCAAGCGTTTGATAGGCCGTCTGTTTAGACCGGAATAAATAGAGTGCCCAGCTACCCAGCACAATAACGACCATCAGGCTGGCCAGGGTAAAATACAGCGTGTTCTTCTGGGATGAGTAGGTTTGGGTCAGTTCATCGATACGCTGGCTTTGCTTTTCAATATCATGCTGCTGTTCAATCACCTTCTCGTTCTGGAGTTTCATAATCCTGACGTTCGACGAATCGATCAGTGTAATCGGCAATCTGTTTTCGCGTTTGAAGGGTTGTTTCTGTAGAATAGCCATAGCCGTTCGGATGGCCTCCTTGCCGCCGGTCGGGTAAAGAACAGTAGCACTCAAAATACCCCGGTCCACAAGGTCAATTCCTTCATTTTTACCGGGTAGCCCATCAACACCAATGACGTTAACGCGTTGCGCCAGCCCGAGTTGCTGGCAGACCCGATGGGCTTTCAATGCTGTTCGGTCATTCTGCGCAAAAATGAGTTGTATCGACGGCTGAGACTTTAGTAAATGGGTTAATTTTTCGGCGAACGACTGTTTATCCCAATCGCCTTCCAGCTTGGCGACCAATCGAATGCCCGAATACTTACTGATTGCTTCCATAAAGCCGCGATGTCGGTCAATATCGGCCG comes from Spirosoma aureum and encodes:
- a CDS encoding hybrid sensor histidine kinase/response regulator transcription factor, translating into MSLLTRLCVIALLGQLTGACTSTTKDKTYRIGFSQRTGADTWRKTMLESMNQELAFDPQIYFIVKDAGGQSARQVEQIQELINQQVDLLIVSPNAALPITPIVEKAYQQGIPVIVLDRRTASDQYTAYVGADNVEVGRTAGIHANSLLKGAGDVVEIGESPGSSADIDRHRGFMEAISKYSGIRLVAKLEGDWDKQSFAEKLTHLLKSQPSIQLIFAQNDRTALKAHRVCQQLGLAQRVNVIGVDGLPGKNEGIDLVDRGILSATVLYPTGGKEAIRTAMAILQKQPFKRENRLPITLIDSSNVRIMKLQNEKVIEQQHDIEKQSQRIDELTQTYSSQKNTLYFTLASLMVVIVLGSWALYLFRSKQTAYQTLEKQNQEILDQKDKIEAVSQQARLATEEKLRFYSYISHEFNTPLSLILTPTEDLLGKKNVSTHDLKSNLSLVQKNAYRLLRLVDQMLDLRKTDAGKQRLHASEQNIIAFIQDIVQDFKQKAEKQRIDLQFIPSKSSLPVWFDGEKLDKVIVNLLSNAFKYTPRGGLIHLRLDVVDNQVRIQVEDNGEGMTPDEQAHAFDLFFSGTRPFNLSKGLGLALSMEFIQLHQGDIGVQSEPGKGTIFTILLPLGNQHLAPEEMDGPVSRGVEVSGSSARQRTLADMEDGEEVSEPITLSGKQGGTLLVVEDNDDLRTFLATRLDSEFDIIAESTGEKGWERTLETIPDLIISDIMLPGMDGLQLTQRVKADLRTSHIPVILLTAKGQMEQRIEGTRAGADAYITKPFNTTYLLETLRTILANREKWQRRYASDFLSNSGSGNRQDKKFLNELTALIEQNLTDPAFGVEKLSRDMGLSRVQLYRKVQALLDMNVIDYLAEIRLRKARYLLKETTKPMAEIAYETGFSSPAYFTTFFKQHTQKTPSEYRKTSVNA